Within Nycticebus coucang isolate mNycCou1 chromosome 16, mNycCou1.pri, whole genome shotgun sequence, the genomic segment ttaaaaaaaattgtatgtatctTTCTGAGGTTTTCTGCACCAACAGCTCTAAACTACCGCTGGCTGATTCTACTGCCTGATATTGGAGTGTTCTtcacctcctgcctccctgtccTGTAGTGGCACCCACACCGTTTCCTGTCTGGACAGGGGACCCGTGTGGTTCCCCCTGGGCAGGGAGGCAAAGAGCAAAGGTGCTTGGAATGGCTTTTGGCAGAATGGATTCTAATAGTAAATGGGATTGTTGTGACTTTATTCTTGACTTTAGGTTAAATCCCCTTTTCCTCACATTCAAATTTTATGTTTAGGTGAATCTGGGCTGTTCCTATACTTTAAGACCTGGAAAGACGTTGACACTTGAATAATTAAAATCTAGAAGCTGCAGCTTGAAGTCCGTAATTCAGgaggtagagcactggccacatacactggagctggcaggttcaaacccggcccaggccagctaagcaacaatgtcaactgcaaaaaaaaaaaatagcccagcattgtggcgggcacctatagtcccagctacttgagaggctgaggcaagaatattgcttaagcccaggagtttgaggttgttatgagctgtgatgccacggcactctactgaggtctacatggtgagactctgtttcaaaaaaaagaaaagatctggtggtgcttgtggctcagtgggtaaggcgccagccccatataccgagggtggtgggtttgaacccagcccccgccaaactgcaacaaaaaaatagtcgggcattgttgctggcgcctgtagtcccagctacttgggaggttgaggcaagagaatcacctaagcccaagaattggaggttgctgtgagctgtgatgccacggcactctaccgagggcgataaagtgagactctgtctccacaaaaaaaaaaaaaaaagaaaggaaaagaaaagaaaagatctagCAGCTGTGTCTGTTGGCTCCATTTAAGGGCAAGTGCAGTGTGGTCTGTGGGACAAGTTTGAGGAACCACCAGTAGGCAACTactgtctctgggcctcagtttccccacagaATAGCAGGGAGGTGCACAAGAATGTACACAGGGGGCCTTTGCGGGCCAGAATCCTTGCCAGCTGTTCCAACTGTGCCAGCTGTGCCCTGGCCCTCTCCCCACCTAAAAGCCCAATCTACTGGAGGGGGAGAGCCCAGCTGGGACCTTCATGCTGTGAAAGATGGCAGAGGCCAAGGTGTCTACCTCGGGCCCCTTTCCAGGTGGTGAACCGCTTGGGCCTGaactccctgtcccccttccgCCCTGAGGAGCGTGTGATCGAGTGAGCAGCCTCCACCCGGTCCCCGGGGCCCCGCCTCCCTTTGcccttctgcctccctcctcccaaggCCTGGCTTTCCCCAGctttcccctccattctcacttaGCAGTTGCCAAGCAGGTGGATCTGGGGTTGGGAGGGAGAGACATGGCAGAGTTGGGGGGAACCTCAGTGAGACCCGAACAGGCCTCTGCCCCCCTCACTGAGCTCCTGGGGTGTCTCCACCTGCCTGCCGCCCCCACCACCACAGATACCTGGTCCCCACCCATGGGCCAGAGCGCAGCCTGGTGGATCAACCCCTGCGCACCTTCGTCCGAGAGGTGGGCGGGCGCTCGGCGGCCCCCGGGGGCGGCTCAGTGGCTGCTGCTGCAGCGGCGCTGGTAAGCCCCACTGGGAAAGGGGACACTGGGGAAAGGGGCAACGAGACTGCATTGCGCGGGACCCCACTGCAGCGGGACCCCACTTCCCCGCGACCCCCACAGCAGTAGCACGCAGGTGCTCCCTCTCCGCTGTTGCCTGGGGGTGCACCTGACCAGCCGAGGGCCTGGCCGCTGTCTGGGCAACCTCAGCGCTCCGTGATGCAGGGTGCGGCGCTAGGCTCTATGGTCGGCCTGATGAGTTATGGGCGCCGCCAGTTTGAGCACCTGGACGCGGCCATGCGGCGACTGATCCCGCCCTTCCACAAGGCCGTGGCCGACCTGACTGCACTGGTGGATGCCGATGCCCAGGCCTTTGCTGCTTACCTGGTAAGTGCTGGACCCTGTCCCGAGGACAGTGGACTCTCTTGGGGCCTGTGGATGTCTGGTGGCTGGAGGTCCCCCTGAGGGAGTGGTTGTGCTGACCCACACTTGGGCCAGGCAGGGGCAGAGGCCTTGGGCCAGCCAGGAGGGCACTTCCTGGTATCCAGCCCTAGAGGAGGTAGAGAGGGCAGAGCTCTGAGGGAGAGGTTGCAGAAATCTCCAGGAAAGAAGCAGCAGGTGATAATAGTCTCAGAGAAGTCAAAGAGATAGTTCAGCCATAAAACAGTCactgagaaagctgggaaaaGGAAATGACATCCAAAGAGTCCCCTAGGCCAGGGTAGCCCCAAGGAGCTGTGGTGGGACAGCTGCCTCAGGCCAGGGTGGGCAAGTGGGTCACAGGCCAGGGAGGGTCAGAAAGCCCAGCACTTCTGAGGGGTTCCAGATGTGGGGTGGGAGGatgggagagggagacagagagaggcagaaagacatacctagagagagacagagacactgaCAGAGACAGCCAGTGCCCTGGAGCCTGGGACCAAGGGGCGGGGAGAGGAGGCTCctcctgtgtctgtgtctgctGTGTACATGGGAGCTTCGCAGAAACAAAGCCAGGAGGCTTCGAAGACAGACGGTCTGTCCTCGCATGGCCATGTGGCATAGGATGAGCTTTGCAAGAGGACGGAACCAGCTGGTAATGTTCAGAGCCTGGTTGGGATGACTCAGGACACACAAAGGGCGGCCAGAAGTGCTGGTCCTGTTTGGAGGGGGTCTAGCTATTGATCACCTGTCTTCAGTCATGATTTGTATCatctgtttgctttttaaaacagtTAAATCTTGCAGGAGGTTCAGAGTTCAGAAAGGCAGTCAGTGCTAGCTCTGGCCCCGCCCTGCGCTGGCGCCCTGAGCTCAGTGCCTCCTGCTTGGAAGTGATCAGGAGGTTGGCTTTgtctgttttctctcctttctcacaTAAATGGCAGCAACACAGCCCCAGTTTTGCTTTGtgcattttcttatatttaacagtagttttcatttcctttttagtgATTGTTCTGATGAATATCTTTGCCCCCTTTTCTGTTAGGTTTCCCCAAGAGCTTTTTCTTACTGCTTCATTAGACGTTTTCTATACTATCGGGGGTCAGTTCTTGTTCTGGTTGTTCTGGGTTCGGTTTTCCCCCAGTTTGTTGTTTGTCTTTGGGCTTTACTTGTGGCAGCTTCTGGCAGTGAGAACTTGTCACCTTTATTTCATCGACTGTATCAGTCttccattttatcttttctgtttttgtgtcatAGTTTAAATGGCTTCCACAGACCAAggttgcattttctttttgttttttttggagacaaagttttactttgtcgccctcggtagagtgctgtgccatcatagctcatagcaacctccagctcttgggcttaggcgattctctcgcccaagtagctgggactataggcccccgccacaacgcccggctattttttgttgcagtttggccggggcctggttggaacccgccacccttgatatatggggtggatgccccactcactgagccacaggcactgccccaaggttgcattttctagatttttatgGTCTGATGAACTTTAGACATGGAGAGACATTTAGAATGAAGCATcagtttttatataaatattaaaaatttagagGCAACactaaatttagaaattttattatttatttattttaaattcaggaattttagaagaaacaaggtaaataattagaaaacaagTGGAAGGagagtaaataaatgaacatttcattaaaaggcaggaaataaaaatgaagatgaacAGAAAAGATATATGCTTTAGAGAAAACGAAAATAAAACCGTGAGACAAACACAAATGTGAGTAGGAAAATACTAGGTCAGCTTATACTCCTGGTGAGCAGTAAGAAgatggactttttaaaataaaaataagaaggctgggtggcacctgtggctcagtggatagggtgccggccccatataccgagggtgtcgggttcaaacctggccccggccaaactgcaacaaaaaaatagctgggcgttgtggcgggcgcctgtagtcccagctacttgggaggctgaggcaagagaatcgcctaagcccaggagttgaaggttgctgtgagcagtgtgacaccatggcattctactgagggcgacaaagtgagactctgtctctacaaaaaaaaaaaagtaggctgggcacggtggctcacacttgtaatcttagcactctgggaagttgaagcaggtggatcactccAGtttaggagttcaggaccagcctgagcaagagcaagaccttgtctctactaaaaatagaacaactagctgggtgttatggtgggtgcctatagtcctacatactcaggaggctaggcaggaggatgactcaagcccaggaatttgaagttgctgtgagctatgatgccatggcaccctacccagggcaacaaagtaagactctgtctcaaaaataaataaataaaaataaataaataaacaaaatcaggaaACATCTCTATCTTGCACCAAATCCATATGTAATTTCCATGTGGAATAGAAAGCTGGCCATGTTCCTCTCACCAAAAAGCATACCTCACAATATGTTACAGAGAGCAAGGCCTGTGGAGGTGGGCAGCCTCAATGTGGACTTGTGAAAGATGGGCTTAGCTGAGGTCTGCAGAGTTCTGCCCAGGGAGGCTGTGGATACTGCAGGGAGGCTGTGGATACTGCAGGGTCTGCAGGAAGGTGCCCACAGTGCCCAAACTGCCTGCGATGCCATTCTGCCTTCTCATGGAACCGCAGCCATCCAGCAGAGAAACAGGAAGACCGGCTTATGGTGGGGGAGTACAGGGTTATAATTGCAGTTATTAGAACAGGGACATAGCCAGTTCTGGTCAGGCCCAGGAGTCAGGACTCTCTTCTGAGATGGAGGCATGGGTGATAATGACTTTTCAGTGCAGATTAGGCCGAATCTTCCAAAATAAGGACGAGCACCCCCCCAAACCATCCATTCTCCAGGTGGTTGAAGCAGGAACTGGCTGGCAGGTGTGACCAGGTGGCAAGGTGTACGGACCCAGCAAGGCTCACCACATGGGTGGGGTCTGCAGACCTGAGCTGGGCGACCCCTTGGGAGGAGGCCATGACTATGGCGGGGGCAGGGACACAGAGGATGGCAAGGGCTTTCACAGTTTGCTGTTTGTCCTCCCAAACAGTCTGAGCTCTTATGCCCAGACCTGAGGGGACAAGGCTGCATGTGATACCTTCAAAGTGATATCGACACAGGAGGCAACTGCCCCTGTGGGGGGACCACATCAATACTCCTGTCCTGCAGGCTGTGAGGATTCAGAGGATCTCTTGGACCCTCTGTCCCCTTATCTGGAAACAAGGGTCCCTTAGGGTGCTGCCCATCTTCTCTCCTCAACACCACCTGGTTTCTGACCACCTGCTGTGGCCCCACGCCTCCTCCCCCAAGCCCTGCTTATGTGAGGGCTGTAGACCCCGATCCCAGAAGCAGCCCCATCCCCTTCCCAAAGCACCTCCAGCTGGCCTGTGGCCCTCTTGACCAACTAGCCCTAAATGAGCAACACCTACACTGGAAGCAGTGAATGGGCCCTGCCGCCAGCTTCCTGATACTCACCCAGGCTGTCCTGCATGGCCTGGGACACCACCCTTGCTCACTGTCACTTGCCTGGTGGCTTTTGTGTTCCTTTTTGATAGGAGGCCATGAAGCTGCCCAAGAACACACCTGAAGAAAGGGACAGGTGAGCCCTTAGACAGGGCCATTGGGGCCTCTGCATCTGGGGAGCTGGCAGCCAGGCTCTCGGTCATCCAGGTGCCTTGATGGCCGTGCCCATCACCCCTGGGTGTGTTCTGTGGTTGCTGGATGACTTTCCTGTTGTCCCCACCCTGGTCCTGCCTGCTCAGCCCATGGAGGGGTGGACCTACAGAGGGCTGGGCCCTGACCTTTGCTACCCCTTCCAGACGTGCGACTGCCCTGCAGGAGGGGCTGAGGCGGGCAGTCTCTGTGCCCCTGGCTCTGGCAGAGACAGTGGCCTCGCTGTGGCCGGCGCTGCAGGAACTGGCTCTGTGTGGGAACCTGGCCTGCCGGTCGGACCTGCAGGTATGGGCCAGGGCCCTAGGCCTCTTGCTGCTGGGCAGGAGCAGCAGGAGAGAGACAACTGTGGTTTGTCTAGCTGAGCTGAGTCTGGGACCTCAATTCACAGGCACCTGGGACTCCTCCTGAGGGGCCACTCATCTGAAGACCTTGCTTGAGTTGTAGTGTAGGCAGCCAGAGGCCCACACACGTCCGCAGAGCCCTCCCAATACTGCACACGCAGCCCCAACCCAGGGCCCCTCATACCACCCCTTgctctggaaaacactggggcaGCTCATGGACATAGATGCCCCATCACACTGATAGTCCCTCAGGGTCTGGTCCTGAGGCTCCAGAGAAGTGTCCTCTCTGTCCCTGGGAGGTAGGAGAGCTGCAGGGGTGGGGCTTGGAAGGGATGACTGTGCCTGGTGATGGTGCCAACTCCTAATGCCCCAGAGAATGGCAGTGCTGCATCTGCCAGGCTCCAAGAAGCCAAGCCCCTCTCTGATGTGAGGGTTGGTTTCTAAGTTCGGGGTGGAAGAAATCAGAAGTTGTACTGAAGATTTGTCTGTGGGGCATAAGTGGGGGCCATGTTGGAGTCCCTGCTGCCCTGCAGTGCACTGAGGTGGCCCCACACGAAGCTCCTCCATTTGCTGAGCCTGGGCTGATGGCACCAGTGCTCTGAAAGGGATGGCCAGTGTCTGGCACAGGGCCCTGCAGTAGTGAGTTTCCTCCCTGGTCTTTGCAGGTGGCGGCCAAAGCCTTGGAGATGGGTGTGTTTGGTGCATATTTCAATGTGCTCATTAACCTGAGGGACATCACTGATGATGCCTTTAAGGATCAGGTGAGCAGAAGGTGGGCACAGTGCCAGGGGCTGTGGTTCACAGCTGTGGGGTGACTGAGTAGCTGTGGGTGGGCAGTGTGAGCCAGAGGTACTGCCTGGTAGGCACAGGGTGATGACCATCTCCCCCTGCCTCCATGTCTGTCAGACCTACCAGCGCATTTCCAGTCTTCTGCAGGAGGCCCAGACTCAGGCTGCGCTGGCACTGGACCGCCTGGAGGCTCGGCAGCAGTGACGGCCCGGGGAAGTCTCGCCAGGCTGTGCAGCTCCACATGCCAATGGATGGGGTGCAGCTGGGGCTCAGAGGATAGATGAGGTGGCCGAAGGGTGGGGGTGCGTAGTGGGGCCTGTCCTGGGCCTGGaggtgctggcagggctggcATCCCCTCCATCTCCTGCAGCCCTTAGTAAAGTCTCCACACAAACCTGCACAGTGTGTTTGGTGTttgtggggcagagggagggagccTGTGGTCAATGGGATCTGGGATTGGAGGGAATGGAGCCATAGATAGGGGCCCCACAGATGCCAGGTGCAACTCAGCAGTGGAGGGGCCAGATCCTGGTCACAGGTGCAGGGAGCACCCTGGGGCCAGTGCAGATTCCTGGGAGAAGTGGACCTTGGCGGGAGTAGGGGGGCTCCGGGCTGTTCCTAGACAGAATCCCGTGGGGATAACAGGACGATTGGTACCAGGTGGCACCCAGTGCAGGGAAAGTTCCAGTGGGTCCTGGGCATACTTGGCCTCACTCCTGGTTAGCTTCTGGCTCCTCCATGGGGCTGTCCTGGCTCAGGCCCATGTGGCAGCCTCCTGCCTTCAGGGAGGCTCTGCCGTACCCCAGTCCCTACACACAGGGCCACACAGTGTGCGTGTCCTTATTCGGCAAACACGGGATAGGAAAAGAAGATAACTTGGGGAGCATGTCCTTCTTAAGCAAAGCAGAATACCAAAGACCTTATAGGAAAGATTTTACtatctgaaaatttaaaacatttgtttttggAAAAAGACATCATCGCCTAAGGTAAATGACAAGAATcccactgggaaaaaaaaaaaaatccaacatgcAGAGCGGGCAGAGGGTCACTAACAATCAATTTCAAAAACTCCAGCAAGTCACACTGAAAAGGCAAAGTGCACAGGAGAGAGCTGGTGGAGTGTGACACTGTCCAGCGCCTGGACTCACGAGGGCAATGGCCCATGGCCACACTCAGGGAGGGGGTTGGGCTCAGGGCATTTACATCCTACAGGGGAGGCACAGAGCTGCATGAGACCTCTTCAAAGGGCAGCAAGAAAAGCCAGTGGTGGACCCACGTGTGGATGATGTGTGCATGAAGGGTGCCTGTGTGAACTG encodes:
- the FTCD gene encoding formimidoyltransferase-cyclodeaminase isoform X3, with protein sequence MGTLDVCPFIPVRGVSMDECVLCAQAFGQRLAEELNVPVYLYGEAARTAGRRTLPAIRAGEYEALPEKLKQAEWAPDFGPSSFVPSWGATVTGARKFLIAFNINLLSTKEQAHRIALNLREQGRGKDQPGRLKKVQAIGWYLDEKKLAQVSTNLLDFEVTALHTVYEETCREAQELCLPVVGSQLVGLVPLKALLDAATFYCHREDLFVLEEEHRLQLVVNRLGLNSLSPFRPEERVIEYLVPTHGPERSLVDQPLRTFVREVGGRSAAPGGGSVAAAAAALRSVMQGAALGSMVGLMSYGRRQFEHLDAAMRRLIPPFHKAVADLTALVDADAQAFAAYLEAMKLPKNTPEERDRRATALQEGLRRAVSVPLALAETVASLWPALQELALCGNLACRSDLQVAAKALEMGVFGAYFNVLINLRDITDDAFKDQTYQRISSLLQEAQTQAALALDRLEARQQ